The following nucleotide sequence is from Pseudobutyrivibrio ruminis HUN009.
TTACGATATCATCAACTGCAAACGCTAAATGCCTAAGGCCACAAGCTTCTGGATATGATGGTCTTTTAGGCGGATTTTGAGGTGCAAAAATTTCCAGTTCAGTTGACTCATTTATCCTCAAATCTAACTTCCAATCGTTCTTCTGAGGCCTAAAATTTTCTCTGATGATTTCAAATCCTAGCTTATTAACATAGAA
It contains:
- a CDS encoding VOC family protein — protein: MNLSIIHHVAIIVSDYEKSKDFYVNKLGFEIIRENFRPQKNDWKLDLRINESTELEIFAPQNPPKRPSYPEACGLRHLAFAVDDIVNTVNGLNAIGIECEPIRTDEFTNKKMTFFFDPDGLPLELHE